One genomic window of Deltaproteobacteria bacterium includes the following:
- a CDS encoding ABC transporter permease encodes MIRGLPRSRRYDWSFGLFIALYFIFLFAPLAVTCVLAFNDSNFPSLPWNGFSVDWFFAAGPERVGIFEDADNLRALKVSLQTAAWVSVLCVLVGVCAAFLFEQETFWGKGLLYFLMLAPLVIPGVILGISILLGANTAGVFFEDYLGLDLEVFRPSFWLVILGQFSFITTFVCLVVSAKLRKFDPALEEAALNLGATRFQVIWYITLRYLRSSIIGSGAVAFLMSFENFNTTLFLVGSQPTLPINLYLQVRDGSTPVINAISLLLIVGTFCLALINLYFDRAGTD; translated from the coding sequence ATGATCCGTGGCCTGCCCAGATCCAGGCGGTATGACTGGTCCTTCGGGCTTTTCATTGCCCTGTATTTTATTTTTTTGTTCGCGCCCCTGGCGGTGACCTGTGTCCTGGCCTTCAATGACTCGAATTTTCCATCCCTGCCCTGGAACGGATTCAGCGTGGATTGGTTTTTCGCGGCCGGCCCGGAGCGGGTGGGGATTTTCGAGGACGCGGACAATTTGCGCGCCCTCAAGGTCAGTCTGCAAACCGCGGCCTGGGTATCGGTCTTGTGCGTGCTGGTTGGGGTCTGCGCGGCTTTTTTGTTCGAACAGGAAACATTTTGGGGCAAGGGCCTTTTGTATTTTCTGATGCTTGCGCCCCTGGTCATCCCCGGGGTGATTCTGGGCATTTCCATTTTGCTTGGCGCCAACACGGCCGGAGTGTTTTTCGAGGACTACCTGGGGTTGGATCTGGAGGTTTTCCGGCCCAGTTTCTGGCTGGTGATTCTGGGGCAGTTTTCGTTCATCACGACCTTTGTCTGTTTGGTGGTCTCGGCCAAGCTGCGCAAATTCGATCCAGCCCTGGAGGAGGCGGCTCTCAATTTGGGCGCGACCCGGTTTCAGGTGATCTGGTATATTACCCTGCGGTATTTGCGGAGTTCCATCATTGGCTCGGGAGCCGTGGCTTTTTTGATGAGTTTCGAAAATTTCAACACCACGCTTTTTTTGGTCGGTTCCCAACCAACCCTGCCCATCAATCTGTACCTGCAGGTCCGCGACGGCTCCACGCCGGTCATCAACGCCATCTCGTTGCTGTTGATCGTCGGCACCTTCTGTCTGGCCTTGATCAATCTGTATTTTGACCGGGCGGGCACGGACTGA
- the ribB gene encoding 3,4-dihydroxy-2-butanone-4-phosphate synthase, translated as MNQTSLFDQLSPLDRVERALASLRNGRGVLVTDNENRENEGDLVFPAQTLTATQMAMLIRECSGIVCLCLPESKTQALGLTPMVATNSSRYQTAFTVSIEAAQGVTTGVSATDRVRTVHAAIADDATPADLHRPGHVFPLQARPGGVLEREGHTEATVDLMRLAGLKPYGVLCEVTNPDGTMARMPEILEFSRRHDIPVVTIDDLKDYIQNTARVAV; from the coding sequence GTGAATCAGACCAGCCTTTTTGATCAGCTCTCCCCCCTCGACCGGGTCGAACGCGCCCTTGCCTCCCTTCGGAATGGTCGCGGAGTCTTGGTGACCGACAACGAAAACCGGGAAAACGAGGGCGACCTCGTTTTTCCAGCCCAAACCCTGACCGCGACACAAATGGCCATGCTCATCCGCGAATGCAGCGGGATCGTCTGTTTGTGCCTGCCCGAGTCCAAAACCCAAGCCCTGGGTCTGACGCCCATGGTCGCGACCAATTCCAGCCGCTATCAAACCGCGTTCACGGTCAGCATCGAGGCCGCCCAGGGCGTGACCACCGGAGTCTCGGCGACGGACCGGGTCCGAACCGTGCATGCCGCCATCGCCGATGACGCCACCCCCGCCGATTTACACCGTCCCGGACATGTCTTTCCCCTGCAAGCCAGGCCCGGTGGAGTCCTGGAACGCGAGGGACATACCGAAGCGACCGTGGATCTCATGCGTCTGGCCGGACTCAAACCGTACGGGGTGCTGTGCGAAGTAACCAACCCCGACGGAACCATGGCCCGCATGCCCGAAATTCTGGAATTTTCCAGGCGTCACGACATTCCCGTGGTGACCATCGACGACCTAAAGGACTACATCCAGAACACAGCCAGGGTTGCCGTATAA
- a CDS encoding extracellular solute-binding protein has product MKKMIVLAALLVLASTPVMAETLQLLTWKGYAPKELVDKFQKETGITVEVTYSNNEEMIAKLRATRGAGFDLAQPSQDRISSVQEAFGIYQPIDYSKIDTNLFIPSMLDAVKKNTVVKAQSHAVPFCWGTSGLVVNAAKAQGATSWKALVDPRYKGRVSYRLKRPVIIGLAFALGYDPFALYADEKGYAEMLMKVEAELIKAKPLVKNYWANGDQLLESVRSGEVTVAEAWDNGGWKLHDENKDLDFVAPVEGALGWIDTFAIPAKAKNVDAAYKWINFMMKPEHAALFTSAEKTPTASRDAGKFIDPAFQAHFERSFPQAVIDNIKWYPPVPAKLEALEGKVLDKVKASK; this is encoded by the coding sequence ATGAAAAAAATGATTGTGTTGGCGGCGTTGTTGGTGCTGGCTTCGACCCCGGTCATGGCCGAAACCCTGCAGCTCTTGACCTGGAAAGGGTACGCGCCAAAGGAATTGGTGGACAAATTTCAAAAGGAAACCGGGATCACTGTCGAAGTGACCTATTCCAACAACGAAGAGATGATCGCCAAGCTGCGGGCCACGCGCGGCGCCGGCTTTGATCTGGCCCAACCCAGCCAGGATCGTATTTCCTCGGTACAAGAGGCGTTCGGTATCTACCAGCCCATCGACTACTCCAAGATCGACACGAATTTATTCATTCCGTCCATGCTCGACGCGGTCAAGAAGAACACCGTGGTCAAGGCCCAGTCCCATGCCGTGCCGTTTTGTTGGGGTACTTCGGGTCTGGTCGTCAACGCGGCCAAGGCCCAGGGCGCGACATCCTGGAAGGCGCTCGTCGATCCCCGGTACAAGGGCCGCGTCAGCTACCGTCTGAAGCGTCCCGTGATCATCGGCCTGGCCTTCGCGCTCGGGTACGATCCCTTCGCGCTGTATGCCGATGAGAAAGGGTATGCCGAGATGTTGATGAAGGTCGAGGCGGAGTTGATCAAGGCCAAGCCCTTGGTCAAGAATTACTGGGCCAATGGCGATCAGCTCTTGGAGTCCGTCCGTTCCGGCGAGGTGACCGTGGCCGAGGCCTGGGACAATGGTGGGTGGAAGCTGCACGACGAGAACAAGGATTTGGATTTCGTGGCCCCTGTTGAAGGCGCCCTGGGCTGGATCGACACGTTTGCCATTCCGGCCAAGGCCAAGAATGTGGATGCCGCCTACAAATGGATCAATTTCATGATGAAGCCCGAACACGCCGCGCTGTTCACCAGTGCCGAAAAGACGCCCACGGCCTCCAGGGACGCGGGCAAATTTATCGATCCGGCTTTTCAGGCGCATTTCGAACGATCCTTTCCGCAGGCGGTGATTGACAACATCAAATGGTACCCACCGGTTCCAGCCAAGCTCGAAGCCCTGGAAGGCAAGGTGCTGGACAAAGTCAAGGCATCGAAATAG
- a CDS encoding ABC transporter ATP-binding protein, whose protein sequence is MKDKPSVSVMGRALWRLTRFARPHGSLVVLGLAANAGARFFDLLPMIVVGQVVDTVTRAIRDGQDLARTEFVWAGLLVLATFAGLALFQSLSDYCLDTVAQKIRHELRVALYAHVQKLDVSYFESRQTGDIMAVLAGDVDNLERFFSDTLTSIVRLVITFSGVYGILFWLDWHLAVLLMAPMPLAVWAVRFFATRVAPRYREARRSVGEINAVLENNVQGMPVIQAYSAQSHQTERIRQCSAEYRDAAMRAAKERARFIPLLYGVAGVGYGLLIGLGGWMTLTGTGPSLGDFTTFVLMAMRLVLPLFIFGMLINQIQQSEASALRINEIFDTNPVVRDRPGSRELAGDLERVDVHDVSFAYPDRDRVLCGISLSLERGRVLGVVGPTGAGKSSLAKLMLRYFDPTEGEIVVNGVPLSDIALDSWRRRIGYVSQDAYLFHGSVDENIRLGSPLAVEADVIQAARMAGAHEFIAALPHGYATMVGDRGLKLSGGQRQRISLARAILRAPEFLILDEATSSVDTRTEEVIQSNLKSLRDGRITLAIAHRLSTVRHCDEIVVVVDGVIVERGTHAGLVDAGGVYAGLWRVQSGL, encoded by the coding sequence ATGAAAGACAAACCATCCGTTTCGGTCATGGGGCGCGCTCTGTGGCGTTTGACGCGGTTTGCCCGGCCACACGGCTCTTTGGTCGTGCTTGGATTGGCGGCCAATGCCGGCGCGCGTTTTTTTGATTTGCTGCCCATGATCGTGGTAGGCCAGGTCGTCGATACCGTGACCCGCGCCATCCGGGATGGGCAGGATCTGGCTCGGACCGAGTTTGTCTGGGCCGGCCTGCTTGTCCTGGCCACTTTTGCCGGTCTGGCCCTTTTCCAAAGCCTGAGCGATTACTGTCTGGACACCGTGGCCCAGAAGATCAGGCACGAGCTCCGGGTGGCCCTTTATGCCCACGTCCAGAAACTCGATGTATCCTATTTCGAGTCCCGCCAGACTGGAGACATCATGGCTGTCCTGGCCGGGGACGTGGACAATCTGGAACGGTTTTTCTCCGACACCTTGACCAGCATCGTCCGCCTGGTCATCACGTTCTCCGGTGTGTACGGCATCCTTTTCTGGCTCGATTGGCATTTGGCCGTATTGTTGATGGCGCCCATGCCCCTGGCGGTTTGGGCCGTGCGCTTTTTCGCCACCCGTGTCGCCCCGCGCTACCGCGAGGCAAGGCGGTCCGTGGGCGAAATCAATGCCGTTCTTGAAAACAACGTCCAGGGCATGCCGGTTATCCAGGCGTATTCAGCCCAGAGTCACCAGACAGAGCGTATCCGTCAGTGCTCCGCCGAGTATCGCGACGCGGCCATGCGCGCGGCCAAGGAGCGTGCCCGTTTCATTCCCCTGTTGTACGGGGTGGCTGGCGTGGGCTACGGCCTTTTGATCGGCCTGGGCGGGTGGATGACCCTGACGGGCACCGGCCCGAGCCTGGGGGATTTCACGACGTTTGTGCTCATGGCCATGCGCCTTGTCCTGCCGCTGTTCATTTTTGGCATGCTCATCAATCAGATCCAGCAGTCCGAGGCTTCGGCGCTGCGTATCAACGAGATTTTTGACACCAATCCCGTGGTTCGCGACCGTCCTGGATCCAGGGAGCTCGCCGGAGACTTGGAGCGGGTGGACGTCCATGACGTTTCTTTTGCCTATCCCGATCGAGATCGTGTTTTGTGTGGTATTTCCCTTTCCTTGGAACGGGGACGGGTCTTGGGCGTGGTTGGGCCGACGGGTGCTGGCAAGAGTTCCCTTGCCAAGCTCATGCTCCGCTATTTTGACCCCACCGAAGGGGAGATCGTGGTCAATGGAGTCCCCTTGTCCGATATCGCCCTGGATTCCTGGAGGCGCCGCATCGGATATGTTTCCCAGGACGCGTATTTGTTTCATGGCAGCGTGGACGAGAATATCCGTCTGGGCTCGCCCCTGGCCGTCGAAGCCGACGTCATCCAGGCCGCGCGCATGGCTGGAGCCCACGAGTTCATCGCGGCCTTGCCCCATGGCTATGCCACGATGGTCGGAGACCGGGGACTGAAGTTGTCTGGCGGTCAGCGGCAGCGAATTTCCCTGGCCCGGGCCATTTTGCGCGCTCCGGAATTTTTGATTTTGGACGAGGCAACGTCCAGCGTGGATACCCGGACCGAGGAAGTCATCCAAAGTAATCTCAAATCGCTCCGTGATGGCCGCATCACACTGGCCATTGCCCATCGTTTGTCCACGGTCCGGCATTGCGACGAAATCGTTGTTGTTGTCGATGGCGTCATTGTCGAGCGCGGAACGCACGCGGGTTTGGTGGACGCCGGCGGTGTTTACGCGGGACTGTGGCGGGTGCAGAGCGGTCTGTAG
- a CDS encoding ABC transporter ATP-binding protein, with amino-acid sequence MDVDLAITHLVKQFGTFLAVDDVSFEVPKGSFFSILGPSGCGKTTLLRMIAGFETQTSGTIAISGRDMQGVAPNKRPVNLVFQHLALFPMMDVAGNIAFDLKRRGLSSAEIRRRTDEILERVDLPGFGGKRVQQLSGGQRQRVAIARCLVLEPTVLLLDEPLGALDLKLREQMKVELKKLQAKIGTTFVYITHDQSEALVMSDRVAVMNKGRFEQVGTPRELYSDPCTPFVAGFVGDTNRWLGEVRGLDGDVAEIRTTEGFVFRSRFRPGMTSGQQAMLFLRPEAMRIEPAPAPGLNRFPVTVKAVLFDGANSRLLTITASGHELLVALPQNRSFDHIVPGAVIDIGWHPQSGIAFEHRGDEA; translated from the coding sequence ATGGACGTCGATCTGGCCATCACGCATCTGGTCAAGCAATTCGGAACCTTTCTGGCCGTGGACGATGTGTCCTTCGAGGTGCCCAAAGGGTCGTTTTTTTCCATTCTCGGTCCTTCGGGTTGTGGCAAGACCACGTTGTTGCGGATGATCGCCGGGTTCGAGACGCAAACCAGTGGAACCATCGCCATCAGCGGGCGGGACATGCAGGGCGTGGCCCCCAACAAACGGCCGGTTAACTTGGTCTTCCAGCACCTGGCCCTGTTTCCCATGATGGACGTGGCCGGGAACATCGCCTTTGACCTGAAACGGCGGGGTCTGTCCTCGGCCGAGATTCGCCGCCGCACCGATGAGATCCTGGAACGGGTCGATCTGCCTGGTTTTGGGGGCAAGCGTGTTCAGCAATTATCCGGAGGCCAAAGGCAGCGCGTGGCCATTGCCCGGTGTCTGGTTCTGGAGCCCACCGTGTTGCTGCTGGACGAGCCCTTGGGGGCCCTGGATTTGAAGTTGCGCGAACAGATGAAGGTCGAACTCAAGAAACTCCAGGCCAAGATCGGAACCACCTTTGTCTATATCACCCACGACCAGTCCGAGGCCCTGGTCATGTCCGACCGGGTGGCGGTGATGAACAAGGGACGTTTCGAGCAGGTTGGCACGCCGCGCGAGTTGTACTCCGATCCGTGCACGCCCTTTGTCGCGGGTTTTGTCGGCGACACCAACCGCTGGCTCGGGGAGGTGCGGGGCCTGGACGGAGACGTGGCCGAGATCCGGACCACGGAAGGCTTTGTCTTTCGGTCCCGGTTTCGTCCTGGGATGACATCCGGGCAGCAGGCCATGCTTTTTTTGCGGCCCGAGGCCATGCGGATCGAGCCCGCCCCGGCTCCTGGGCTGAATCGCTTTCCGGTCACGGTCAAGGCCGTGCTTTTCGATGGCGCCAACAGCCGTTTGCTGACCATCACTGCTTCTGGTCATGAATTGCTGGTGGCCTTGCCCCAGAATCGGTCCTTCGATCATATTGTTCCGGGTGCGGTCATCGATATTGGATGGCATCCCCAGTCCGGCATCGCCTTCGAGCACCGGGGAGACGAGGCATGA
- a CDS encoding ABC transporter permease, giving the protein MRMRATFWFFLTPVLLWLFLLILLPHLDLLILSFRADGAWTLANYITFFTEPIYWNTFVRTALYSIVTTFLTLILSLPVAFYVTKLARPGVRGFFMVLLLLPFWVSELVRVYGWMILLRESGVINYFLLKTGLAHAPVEMLYNDATMIMGLVYTSMLFMVVPLVSVMEGLDDSLIEAAHDLGASKPVIWWSIIIPHCKSGITSGSIVVFMLVLGNYLTPNLMGGKNSLWFTEQIYNQFIASFNWNQGAAFGFLLLVLSSGIIWGGLKLSGQKLGEVAS; this is encoded by the coding sequence ATGAGGATGCGCGCCACGTTCTGGTTTTTCCTGACTCCGGTTTTGCTGTGGCTTTTTTTGCTCATCCTCCTGCCGCATCTGGATCTTCTGATCCTCAGTTTTCGCGCCGACGGCGCCTGGACCCTGGCCAACTACATCACGTTTTTCACCGAGCCCATCTATTGGAACACATTCGTGCGCACGGCTTTGTATTCCATCGTGACCACGTTTTTGACCCTGATCCTGTCCCTGCCCGTGGCCTTTTACGTCACCAAGCTGGCCCGTCCGGGAGTGCGCGGTTTTTTCATGGTCCTTTTGCTGCTGCCGTTTTGGGTCAGCGAGCTGGTCCGGGTCTATGGCTGGATGATTTTGCTGCGCGAGTCCGGAGTGATCAATTATTTTTTGCTCAAAACAGGGCTGGCGCACGCCCCCGTCGAGATGCTCTACAATGACGCCACCATGATCATGGGTTTGGTTTATACCTCGATGCTGTTCATGGTCGTGCCGCTGGTCTCGGTCATGGAAGGCCTGGACGACAGCCTGATCGAGGCCGCCCACGATTTGGGCGCGAGCAAGCCGGTGATTTGGTGGTCGATCATCATCCCGCATTGCAAATCGGGCATTACCTCGGGCTCCATCGTGGTTTTCATGTTGGTTCTGGGAAATTATCTGACCCCGAATCTGATGGGCGGCAAGAATTCCCTGTGGTTCACGGAGCAAATTTACAATCAGTTCATCGCCAGCTTCAACTGGAACCAGGGTGCCGCCTTTGGATTTTTGCTGCTGGTTTTAAGCTCCGGCATCATCTGGGGCGGGCTCAAACTGTCCGGACAAAAGCTGGGCGAGGTGGCGTCATGA
- the ybaK gene encoding Cys-tRNA(Pro) deacylase, whose protein sequence is MTPAINAAKKGKITFTVHEYPHNPDCVAYGLEAAEKLHVPPGRIFKTLVVDAGGELVVALVPVNAMLALKHIAKAAGSKKAIMAEATLVERSTGYVLGGVSPLGQKKRLRTFIDATALTYPTIHVSAGRRGVEIELAPHDLARLINAKFADLRQ, encoded by the coding sequence ATGACCCCAGCAATCAATGCCGCCAAAAAAGGTAAAATCACGTTCACTGTCCATGAGTATCCACATAACCCGGACTGTGTCGCCTACGGTCTTGAAGCCGCGGAAAAATTGCATGTTCCACCCGGCAGAATCTTCAAGACATTGGTCGTCGACGCCGGGGGCGAGTTGGTCGTCGCCCTTGTGCCGGTCAATGCCATGCTCGCCTTGAAGCACATCGCCAAGGCCGCTGGGAGCAAAAAGGCGATCATGGCCGAGGCGACGCTCGTCGAACGGTCCACCGGCTATGTTCTGGGCGGGGTTAGTCCCTTGGGACAAAAAAAACGTCTGCGGACCTTCATCGACGCCACGGCGCTCACCTACCCCACCATCCATGTCAGCGCGGGACGAAGAGGCGTGGAAATCGAGCTCGCGCCACACGATCTCGCCCGCTTGATCAACGCCAAATTTGCCGACCTGCGTCAGTAG